Proteins encoded by one window of Chondromyces crocatus:
- a CDS encoding PQQ-binding-like beta-propeller repeat protein, with translation MSTTAWLSGMILAVAASSCGGGQTQGAVFDPLWADDNGAAITKLQQQIARAPLARGVDVAVGVASEGGRTVLLGAPLRGGDPWRFEHALDTRPTVTGTVVIGFGDRKLFALDAATGKLLWTRLVQGRLRAAGDDGHTTVISMEPRTGRGSVLFVVTHEGEVLRQIEDEHDIGVPAVAGRYAFLPWQGQFVTALDLLRGNEAARALLRTETSRAFAVGGALFFGGAAVTRFDDKIGLGAQNKATTVALPSVELPGVPQWIPSGTEVISPRTSALDKTRIYARPSATGPAGIVGDRFAATYFRVVTGLDARSGGLAWVNVGDADFIGGAAYDGGFVLCDDRGDITFFDAAHGAASARLSLGAPLRSCVVQADGIKIAPRPRNEPLWKQLEQVVSLPDAELAAIQRFVLRELAKQPEEEVTSVLINVASQGRGATALHDEARRALAQRRNGGKFLLKALERRVDFLAGSLRAPPVGPIAEALAAMKEKKGAPLLTEHLLDPETSTADLGQVAAALAVLAGPAELPSLRTFFAMYRGVSDESLDPALAQVSDTLRRLGAVELLTRAVTDPWTAPALRKHLEASGASPARKP, from the coding sequence GTGAGCACCACCGCCTGGCTCAGCGGCATGATCCTGGCCGTGGCCGCGTCGAGCTGCGGCGGCGGCCAGACGCAGGGCGCCGTCTTCGACCCGCTCTGGGCCGACGACAATGGCGCCGCGATCACCAAGCTCCAGCAGCAGATCGCCCGCGCCCCCCTCGCCCGTGGCGTCGACGTCGCCGTGGGCGTCGCCAGCGAAGGCGGCCGCACCGTGCTCCTCGGTGCTCCCCTCCGCGGCGGCGACCCCTGGCGCTTCGAGCACGCCCTCGACACGCGGCCCACCGTCACCGGCACCGTGGTCATCGGCTTCGGCGACCGGAAGCTCTTCGCGCTCGACGCCGCCACCGGCAAGCTCCTCTGGACGCGCCTCGTCCAGGGGCGCCTTCGCGCCGCGGGCGACGACGGCCACACCACCGTCATCTCCATGGAGCCCCGCACCGGCCGCGGCAGCGTGCTCTTCGTCGTCACCCACGAAGGCGAGGTGCTCCGCCAGATCGAGGACGAGCACGACATCGGCGTGCCCGCCGTCGCTGGCCGCTATGCCTTCCTCCCCTGGCAAGGCCAGTTCGTCACCGCCCTCGACCTCCTGCGCGGCAACGAGGCAGCGCGCGCGCTGCTCCGCACCGAGACCAGCCGCGCCTTCGCCGTGGGCGGCGCCCTCTTCTTCGGCGGCGCCGCCGTCACCCGCTTCGACGACAAGATCGGCCTCGGCGCCCAGAACAAGGCCACCACCGTCGCCTTGCCGTCCGTCGAACTCCCGGGCGTTCCCCAGTGGATCCCCTCGGGCACCGAGGTCATCTCCCCCCGCACCTCGGCCCTCGACAAGACCCGCATCTACGCCCGCCCGAGCGCCACGGGCCCGGCCGGGATCGTCGGGGATCGCTTCGCCGCCACCTACTTCCGCGTCGTCACCGGCCTCGACGCCCGGAGCGGTGGCCTCGCCTGGGTCAACGTCGGTGACGCCGACTTCATCGGCGGCGCAGCCTACGACGGCGGCTTCGTCCTCTGCGACGACCGCGGTGACATCACCTTCTTCGACGCCGCGCACGGCGCCGCCTCCGCGCGCCTCTCCCTGGGCGCCCCCCTCCGCTCCTGCGTGGTCCAGGCCGACGGCATCAAGATCGCTCCCCGGCCGAGGAACGAACCGCTCTGGAAGCAGCTCGAGCAGGTCGTCTCCTTGCCCGACGCCGAACTCGCCGCCATCCAGCGCTTCGTCTTGCGCGAGCTCGCGAAGCAGCCCGAAGAAGAGGTCACCTCCGTCCTGATCAACGTGGCCAGCCAGGGCCGCGGCGCCACCGCCCTCCACGACGAGGCCCGCCGCGCCCTCGCCCAGCGCCGCAACGGCGGGAAGTTCCTGCTGAAAGCCCTGGAACGCCGCGTCGACTTCCTCGCGGGGAGCTTGCGCGCGCCGCCGGTCGGCCCCATCGCCGAGGCCCTCGCGGCGATGAAGGAGAAGAAGGGCGCTCCGCTGCTCACCGAGCACCTCCTCGACCCCGAGACGAGCACCGCAGATCTCGGTCAGGTCGCCGCGGCCCTCGCCGTGCTCGCCGGCCCTGCCGAACTTCCCTCCCTGCGCACCTTCTTCGCCATGTACCGGGGCGTGAGCGACGAGTCCCTCGACCCAGCCCTCGCGCAGGTCTCGGACACCCTCCGTCGCCTCGGTGCCGTCGAGCTGCTGACCCGCGCCGTCACCGACCCCTGGACGGCCCCCGCCCTTCGCAAGCACCTGGAGGCCTCGGGGGCCTCACCCGCCCGCAAGCCCTGA